The Haloarcula sp. CBA1127 genome includes a region encoding these proteins:
- a CDS encoding SAM-dependent methyltransferase: protein MTTSTQENPIDIYIIGTGMVGYTQLTREAENALQASERVYLLDGQPMVENHIKENYTEDVVMLNREYNEGEDRVATYDRMSEEVLRGATEVDGPITFALYGHPMIFVNPSRSVIRQGREQGLNVEVQPGISAIDCVYSDIAFDPAANGVQMFEATDLLLREWELNPEVPAMIWQVSVVETDRHTEKRSKESRFTRFKEYLQNFYPEDHIGYLLQTATYPIAESQKHEFELSNLEEMAPILDQGYYILHLPPINERDLQNEELLQEVRSEDHLEEITVRDS from the coding sequence ATGACTACAAGCACCCAAGAGAACCCAATTGACATATACATCATCGGGACTGGAATGGTGGGCTACACTCAACTCACTCGCGAAGCTGAAAACGCACTCCAAGCTTCTGAGCGGGTCTACCTACTTGACGGTCAACCGATGGTCGAAAACCATATCAAAGAGAATTATACCGAAGATGTAGTTATGCTTAACCGGGAATATAACGAGGGCGAGGACCGGGTTGCTACATACGACCGGATGTCAGAAGAGGTTCTTAGAGGAGCTACTGAGGTCGATGGACCGATTACATTTGCTCTCTACGGGCATCCGATGATATTTGTCAATCCAAGTCGGAGTGTCATTCGACAGGGGCGAGAACAAGGATTGAACGTCGAAGTTCAGCCAGGCATATCTGCTATTGATTGTGTGTATTCAGATATTGCCTTTGATCCTGCGGCAAATGGTGTTCAAATGTTTGAGGCGACTGATTTACTACTTCGAGAATGGGAACTTAATCCGGAAGTTCCAGCAATGATTTGGCAGGTTAGCGTGGTGGAGACAGATCGCCATACAGAAAAGCGAAGTAAAGAAAGTCGATTCACCCGTTTCAAAGAATATCTCCAGAATTTCTATCCGGAGGATCATATCGGGTACTTACTCCAAACAGCTACCTACCCAATTGCTGAATCACAAAAACACGAGTTTGAGCTTTCAAATCTTGAGGAGATGGCTCCGATACTCGACCAGGGTTATTACATTCTGCATCTACCTCCGATCAATGAACGAGACCTCCAAAATGAGGAGCTGTTACAAGAAGTTCGATCAGAAGACCATCTAGAGGAGATAACTGTCAGAGATAGCTAA
- a CDS encoding ABC transporter ATP-binding protein: MHPRSTEPPKHDPVVSVTDLTKHYTGEAGRVTAVDGVSFDIQPGQIVGLLGPNGAGKTTTVKTVLGLITPTRGSVSIHGIPVHEARSRTYKYVAAVLEGARNVYWRLSVRENLAFFAGLHGIDPQARVDRHEEIINTLGLTRKADEPAKNLSRGMKQKVALGCALARETPVLFLDEPMLGLDVETTRDLQVELQRLVREEDKTIVITSHDMDIIEAVCNRVIVLSDGDIVADDSVDNLLDVFQSQSYRIQLTENPSAPLREQLDTRFQLLEWQTDADSIEFEITLAGSEEFYECVDVLRTAEATIQSFTEIEPDLEDIFVKLTTASSLSPDEVVP; the protein is encoded by the coding sequence ATGCACCCCCGCTCAACTGAGCCTCCAAAACATGATCCTGTAGTTTCGGTCACGGACCTCACAAAACATTATACAGGAGAAGCAGGACGGGTCACAGCCGTTGATGGCGTTTCCTTTGATATTCAGCCCGGCCAGATTGTTGGACTCCTCGGCCCAAACGGTGCCGGCAAAACAACAACCGTCAAAACTGTTCTCGGGCTCATCACTCCCACACGTGGCAGTGTTTCCATTCACGGCATTCCTGTACATGAAGCCCGTTCACGCACATACAAGTACGTGGCCGCTGTCCTCGAAGGTGCACGCAACGTCTATTGGCGGTTGAGCGTCCGGGAAAATCTTGCGTTTTTCGCCGGCCTCCACGGCATCGACCCGCAGGCACGTGTCGACAGACACGAGGAGATTATTAACACGCTCGGACTTACTCGAAAGGCAGACGAGCCGGCGAAAAATCTCTCGCGTGGCATGAAGCAAAAAGTCGCACTCGGCTGTGCACTCGCCCGCGAAACGCCCGTTCTTTTTCTTGACGAACCAATGCTTGGGCTTGATGTAGAAACAACCCGTGACCTCCAGGTCGAATTACAACGTCTCGTCCGGGAAGAGGACAAAACTATCGTGATTACGAGTCATGATATGGATATCATCGAAGCTGTCTGCAACCGTGTGATCGTCCTCAGTGATGGCGACATCGTCGCTGATGATTCCGTCGACAACTTGCTTGACGTCTTCCAGTCCCAATCGTACCGTATCCAACTGACCGAAAACCCGTCAGCACCTCTCCGGGAGCAACTCGATACCCGCTTCCAGCTTCTTGAATGGCAGACCGACGCTGACTCCATAGAATTCGAGATCACGCTTGCAGGCAGTGAGGAGTTCTACGAGTGTGTCGACGTGTTGCGAACGGCAGAGGCGACCATCCAGTCGTTCACTGAAATCGAGCCCGATCTGGAGGATATCTTCGTTAAGCTGACGACAGCTTCGTCATTGTCTCCAGATGAGGTTGTGCCATGA